One Deltaproteobacteria bacterium genomic region harbors:
- a CDS encoding ABC transporter permease, giving the protein MEALSSIYQQQRRWLNAIFGLTVVGLFWSFADWQVNSELFFVGPWRVVTYTYGLFASGEILDDLYISGIEFFWGFGVAAVVGIGLGMIFGISRVFREFFDPWLSAVYATPSVALAPLIIIWFGVDLTAKIVIVLITAVVPIVLNTYTGVMSVGKEFQTLANSFCIPQRQVLYKILIPGSLPYIVTGLRLGISRGIVGVVVGEYFGAYAGLGYQLFKGLDTFNMPLMMSCAAMLAGTGVVLNQVILVIERRMAPWRDSTLQE; this is encoded by the coding sequence ATGGAAGCCTTGTCAAGCATCTATCAGCAGCAGCGAAGATGGCTGAACGCCATCTTCGGCCTCACCGTCGTGGGGCTGTTCTGGTCATTCGCCGACTGGCAGGTCAACAGCGAGTTGTTCTTCGTGGGCCCGTGGCGGGTGGTTACCTACACCTACGGCCTGTTCGCCAGCGGCGAGATCCTTGACGATCTGTACATCAGCGGCATCGAGTTCTTCTGGGGATTCGGCGTGGCCGCCGTCGTGGGCATCGGTCTCGGGATGATCTTCGGGATCAGCCGGGTATTCCGCGAATTCTTCGATCCCTGGCTCAGCGCGGTCTATGCCACACCGTCCGTGGCCCTGGCGCCGCTCATCATCATATGGTTCGGCGTGGACCTCACGGCCAAGATCGTCATCGTCCTCATCACCGCGGTCGTGCCCATCGTCCTGAACACCTATACCGGGGTTATGAGCGTCGGCAAGGAGTTCCAGACCCTGGCCAACTCGTTCTGCATCCCCCAGAGGCAGGTCCTTTACAAGATCCTCATTCCGGGTTCACTCCCCTACATCGTTACGGGGCTGCGCCTCGGCATCTCCCGCGGGATCGTGGGAGTCGTCGTGGGAGAGTATTTCGGCGCGTATGCGGGACTCGGCTATCAGCTTTTCAAGGGACTGGATACCTTCAACATGCCGCTCATGATGTCGTGCGCGGCCATGCTCGCCGGCACCGGCGTCGTGCTCAACCAGGTCATCCTGGTGATCGAGCGAAGGATGGCGCCGTGGCGTGATTCCACATTACAGGAGTAG
- a CDS encoding ABC transporter permease — translation MSKSQEIPLEESQDSSFVASVKGVYNRHRIGINFFLSVILALLTWEFIDYIFDDPDFFTGPVAVAVEFTVLVYEPRFWENINYSGTELIYGFSLAMILGVVIGAAVAFSRTLDEMFSPILVGLYATPRSVAAPLFIIWLGLGIASKVGVITLASVFPVIINTQAGIKNVQGEYRMLGRAFNISFWAMLTKIIIPGSLPFLIAGLRLGYSRSVVTIMVAELFGAEAGIGYMIDHATQTFHVAEMMVGISLLTIMGIAGNEILKGVERWATPYRKTLV, via the coding sequence ATGAGCAAGAGCCAAGAGATACCCCTTGAAGAGTCCCAGGATTCGTCGTTTGTCGCGTCGGTGAAAGGTGTCTACAACCGCCACCGCATCGGCATCAACTTCTTCTTGTCGGTGATCCTGGCCCTGTTGACGTGGGAGTTCATCGACTACATCTTCGACGATCCCGACTTCTTCACCGGCCCGGTGGCAGTGGCCGTCGAATTCACCGTGCTGGTGTATGAGCCGCGGTTCTGGGAGAACATCAACTACAGCGGCACCGAGCTGATCTACGGCTTCAGTCTCGCCATGATCCTGGGAGTCGTCATCGGCGCGGCGGTGGCTTTCAGCAGGACCCTGGACGAAATGTTCTCCCCCATCCTGGTGGGCCTCTACGCCACACCGCGTTCGGTGGCGGCACCGCTGTTCATCATATGGCTGGGCCTCGGCATCGCCTCCAAGGTCGGCGTCATCACCCTCGCCTCGGTGTTCCCCGTGATCATCAACACCCAGGCCGGCATCAAGAACGTCCAGGGTGAGTATCGCATGCTGGGACGGGCCTTCAACATTTCGTTCTGGGCCATGCTGACCAAGATCATCATACCGGGGTCGCTGCCGTTCCTGATCGCGGGGCTGAGGTTGGGCTACTCCCGGTCGGTGGTGACCATCATGGTGGCGGAGCTGTTCGGGGCCGAGGCCGGTATCGGCTACATGATCGACCACGCGACCCAGACGTTCCACGTGGCCGAGATGATGGTGGGCATCTCGCTCCTGACCATCATGGGCATCGCGGGCAACGAGATCCTGAAGGGCGTCGAGCGCTGGGCCACGCCTTACAGAAAGACTTTGGTCTAA
- the pyrR gene encoding bifunctional pyr operon transcriptional regulator/uracil phosphoribosyltransferase PyrR: protein MRRSKPKTTRVLSAAQIARIVAGFAKRIADEYGAAASLAFIGVRTRGPTLARRVAHVLKEKHDLPVAVGELDITLYRDDLNTLLPEGRIDGTHISFEVSDKTLILFDDVLHTGRTARAAVDHLMALGRPRAIFLAVLVDRGGRELPIEARFVGKEVDLRKDGDVRVRLAEVDEVDEVVVA, encoded by the coding sequence ATGCGAAGATCTAAGCCGAAGACCACGCGGGTGCTGAGCGCGGCGCAGATCGCGCGAATTGTCGCGGGTTTCGCCAAGCGCATCGCCGACGAATACGGCGCGGCCGCCTCGCTGGCGTTCATCGGCGTTCGCACGCGCGGGCCGACGCTGGCCCGGCGGGTGGCGCACGTGCTCAAAGAGAAGCACGACCTGCCGGTGGCGGTGGGCGAACTGGACATCACGCTCTACCGCGACGACCTGAACACGCTCCTGCCGGAGGGGCGCATCGACGGCACCCATATTTCCTTCGAGGTCAGCGACAAGACCCTGATCCTGTTCGACGACGTGCTCCATACCGGACGCACGGCGCGCGCCGCGGTGGATCACCTCATGGCCTTGGGGCGGCCCCGGGCCATTTTCCTGGCGGTGCTGGTGGACCGGGGCGGGCGCGAGCTGCCCATCGAGGCCCGGTTCGTCGGCAAGGAGGTGGACCTGCGGAAGGACGGAGACGTGCGCGTGAGGCTGGCGGAGGTGGACGAGGTGGACGAAGTCGTAGTAGCGTAA